In Lascolabacillus massiliensis, a single genomic region encodes these proteins:
- a CDS encoding terminase small subunit has product MKKLTARQEKFCYEYVIDLNATQAALRAGYSEKTAYSSGSRLLKNVEIQKFIQTLQADLEKTAGITALKVLKEHKKIAFSDTSMIREGWMTLKAYKELPKEIKDCIQEVATRETKYGNEIKIKFYDKQKSLDSISKILGFEAPTKIEQKIDFDSLTDEQVNSLIAKMTE; this is encoded by the coding sequence ATGAAAAAGTTGACAGCTAGACAAGAAAAATTTTGCTATGAGTATGTGATAGATTTGAATGCTACACAAGCTGCACTAAGAGCCGGGTATTCAGAGAAAACAGCCTATTCAAGTGGCAGTAGGTTGTTGAAAAATGTTGAAATTCAAAAGTTTATACAAACATTACAGGCCGACCTGGAGAAAACAGCAGGTATCACAGCCTTAAAAGTTTTGAAAGAACATAAAAAGATTGCGTTTAGTGATACAAGTATGATCCGGGAGGGATGGATGACCTTAAAGGCCTACAAAGAACTCCCAAAGGAAATTAAAGACTGTATTCAGGAAGTAGCAACGAGGGAGACGAAATACGGAAATGAAATAAAAATTAAATTCTATGACAAACAAAAATCTTTAGATAGTATCAGTAAAATATTAGGATTTGAAGCACCTACTAAGATTGAGCAGAAAATAGATTTTGACAGTTTGACAGATGAACAAGTAAATTCATTAATTGCAAAAATGACTGAATGA
- a CDS encoding helix-turn-helix transcriptional regulator, with translation MEDVKNQLDRIERNTLLASKKVLTIEDVVALTGLSRSYLYKLTSCHKIPHYRPRGKQLYFDREEVENWLKRNRVETVDETDRKATNYVVTGRRPG, from the coding sequence ATGGAAGATGTAAAAAATCAGTTAGACAGAATCGAAAGAAACACATTGTTGGCTTCAAAAAAAGTACTGACGATAGAAGACGTAGTGGCACTCACCGGCTTAAGCCGCTCATACTTGTACAAGTTAACAAGTTGCCACAAAATTCCTCATTATCGACCAAGAGGTAAGCAGCTTTATTTCGATAGAGAGGAGGTTGAAAATTGGCTTAAGAGGAACCGGGTGGAAACCGTAGATGAGACAGACAGAAAGGCAACTAATTATGTGGTAACAGGAAGGAGGCCAGGATGA
- a CDS encoding DUF6291 domain-containing protein — MKRDGIIIYVQQYEAIKDLSQSDKGLLLDAIFHYHITGEVMQELPPMVLMAFTFIRTSIDSNTRKYEAIVERNRENGKKGGRPRNPNNPSEPKKPTGLKKTQANPNNPSEPKKADTDTVTDTVKDKKIKTESIDDLFSNENVLLKPIVSEWIAYKKEIKDPYKTVRGMKAFVKELQKLSNNDPKVAKEITERSMANNWKGIFELNNNGNGKTAITTSRARQKLD, encoded by the coding sequence ATGAAAAGAGACGGGATTATAATATATGTACAACAATATGAAGCAATAAAGGATTTATCGCAATCAGACAAAGGGTTATTACTTGATGCGATTTTCCATTACCATATTACTGGAGAAGTGATGCAAGAATTACCTCCAATGGTACTAATGGCATTCACTTTTATCAGAACATCAATAGATTCAAATACAAGAAAATATGAAGCTATTGTTGAACGTAATAGGGAAAACGGGAAAAAGGGAGGGAGACCAAGAAACCCAAATAACCCAAGTGAACCCAAAAAACCCACTGGGTTAAAAAAAACCCAAGCTAACCCAAATAACCCAAGTGAACCCAAAAAAGCCGATACAGATACAGTCACAGATACAGTCAAAGATAAAAAAATAAAAACAGAGAGTATTGATGATTTATTTTCTAATGAAAATGTTCTTTTAAAACCTATAGTATCTGAATGGATTGCTTATAAAAAAGAAATTAAAGATCCATATAAAACGGTAAGGGGTATGAAAGCATTTGTAAAGGAACTTCAAAAACTTTCAAATAATGATCCTAAGGTCGCAAAAGAGATAACTGAGCGATCAATGGCTAATAATTGGAAAGGAATATTCGAACTTAATAATAACGGAAATGGCAAAACAGCGATCACAACAAGCCGTGCAAGGCAAAAACTCGATTAA
- a CDS encoding ParB N-terminal domain-containing protein translates to MGIFEQTNSRINLLNKIKQQKEAISKGLKIEWETDPDKMKFENLRSYGGWQREFNSEILRVEEYNLTLHPYTDIFTGDIKSHVEMIDILLNGGKLIPPSKTEVYSIVDGEEKIVMPSDTLGLFDGNHRCNLAKYFGLDTVPVVVFKVNDGYRFTPEKWTFEGPRIREEYKTESGMSWTEYNGVKAISKETGKVFTFKEGSSYIDNSDTDYLAIHVYR, encoded by the coding sequence ATGGGAATATTTGAGCAAACAAATAGCAGGATAAACCTTCTCAATAAGATCAAACAGCAGAAAGAAGCTATAAGTAAGGGTTTGAAAATTGAATGGGAAACAGACCCCGATAAGATGAAGTTTGAAAATTTGAGATCATATGGTGGATGGCAAAGAGAGTTTAATTCTGAAATTCTGAGAGTTGAGGAGTACAATTTAACATTACACCCATATACAGATATATTTACAGGTGATATAAAGTCTCACGTGGAAATGATTGACATCCTTTTAAATGGCGGGAAATTGATACCACCATCCAAGACCGAAGTATATTCGATAGTTGACGGTGAAGAAAAAATAGTGATGCCCTCCGATACTTTAGGATTGTTTGATGGAAACCACAGATGCAACCTTGCTAAATATTTCGGATTGGATACTGTTCCGGTCGTAGTTTTTAAAGTGAATGACGGATATCGGTTTACACCAGAGAAATGGACTTTTGAGGGACCACGTATAAGAGAAGAATATAAAACAGAATCTGGAATGTCCTGGACTGAATATAACGGGGTTAAAGCGATTTCCAAGGAGACTGGTAAAGTATTTACTTTTAAAGAAGGATCTTCATATATAGATAATTCAGATACTGATTATCTGGCTATTCATGTTTATAGGTAA
- the dnaB gene encoding replicative DNA helicase has translation MAKQRSQQAVQGKNSINDTYVMPHSPEAEKATIGALLSEKTAIYEVMDFLKPDMFYDEHLNEIYSVILEIESHSDVDLITVSEGLKKRKSKVEVYQLAELSDITTSAIHIKTHAMIVFQDYMRRMLMMKCAQTLNDSKDMSVDVDDLISNHIYEVENLSDITDVGVTISIDKLAVEAYKEYQEREKRAKEGHPVGIHTGLKKLDNVLHGFQKGCVYVLAARPGMGKTAFLLNCARKTAEKGNNVLIFSLEMPKVALMNRMAIAHSGINSEAFKEGRLSQEEYISLAESLEQLSQLPISINDTASISVQQIRSQAKKMKRKGKCDLIMIDYLQLIDMHQLKGKTTNDEVSACSRAIKIMAKDLNVPVILLSQLNRSVESRADKVPLLSDLRDSGAIEQDADAVLFIHRPSYYDDNADRNLGQIMIEKNREGRTGNIDFWVDDCITNFKDEAPSGSYSNSYKSHYEVEEETPF, from the coding sequence ATGGCAAAACAGCGATCACAACAAGCCGTGCAAGGCAAAAACTCGATTAACGACACATATGTAATGCCACACAGTCCGGAGGCTGAAAAAGCAACAATAGGAGCGTTATTATCAGAGAAAACAGCGATATATGAAGTTATGGACTTCCTTAAACCCGATATGTTCTATGATGAGCATTTGAATGAGATCTACAGTGTAATACTTGAAATTGAATCACATTCAGATGTTGATCTTATAACAGTGTCTGAGGGGCTAAAGAAGCGGAAAAGTAAAGTAGAAGTATATCAATTAGCTGAACTTTCAGACATAACAACCTCTGCAATTCACATTAAAACTCATGCAATGATAGTCTTTCAGGACTATATGCGCAGAATGTTGATGATGAAATGCGCACAAACCCTGAATGATTCTAAAGATATGAGCGTAGATGTGGATGATCTGATCAGCAATCATATTTACGAAGTTGAGAATCTATCTGATATTACTGATGTGGGGGTTACTATATCAATTGACAAACTGGCAGTTGAGGCTTACAAAGAATATCAGGAAAGGGAGAAAAGAGCAAAGGAGGGGCACCCGGTAGGAATCCACACCGGATTAAAAAAGCTTGATAATGTACTTCACGGATTTCAAAAAGGATGTGTTTATGTGTTAGCTGCACGTCCGGGAATGGGCAAGACAGCGTTTTTGCTCAATTGTGCAAGAAAAACAGCAGAGAAAGGCAACAATGTATTAATTTTCTCTTTGGAGATGCCTAAAGTTGCTTTAATGAACCGTATGGCAATCGCTCATTCAGGGATCAACTCAGAGGCATTCAAAGAGGGTAGGCTATCACAGGAAGAGTACATTAGTTTGGCAGAATCTTTAGAGCAACTCTCACAATTACCAATATCAATTAATGATACAGCTTCTATTTCAGTTCAGCAGATACGGTCTCAAGCAAAGAAGATGAAAAGAAAAGGTAAATGTGATCTAATAATGATAGATTACCTACAATTAATAGATATGCACCAACTGAAAGGTAAAACAACAAATGATGAGGTTTCAGCTTGTTCAAGAGCAATTAAGATAATGGCAAAGGATCTGAATGTTCCTGTAATACTTTTATCACAGCTAAACAGAAGTGTTGAGAGTAGAGCCGACAAAGTGCCTTTATTATCAGATCTAAGAGATAGTGGAGCCATTGAACAAGATGCTGATGCGGTCCTATTCATTCACAGACCATCATATTATGATGATAATGCTGATAGAAATTTAGGTCAAATTATGATTGAAAAGAACAGAGAGGGGCGCACCGGAAACATTGATTTTTGGGTAGACGATTGCATCACCAATTTTAAAGATGAAGCACCTTCAGGAAGTTATTCAAACAGTTATAAATCTCATTATGAGGTAGAAGAAGAAACACCATTTTAA